TCTGTCGGATGAGAAGGGGTGAGCGCAGCGGCGGCGAAGCGCTCGCTCCGCCCTCGCGAGGCCGTGCACAGGTGCTCACACTGTGCTCAGTGCACAGCGAATGCGCAGCCGGCCCTGCCTGCCGTGTTCGCTTCGCCCACGCTTGCCTGGGGATTTCCACTATGGTGCATGGCGCCGACCTCGGCGCACTATTCGGCCATCGCAAGCGCCTCGGCGCTTTTTTTCGACATGCATTTGGAACCGGTTCCAAATGCCGGCGAAGCAGCAGAATCAGGCAATTTCGACATGACTGACGTAATTGAAGCAAAAGGCATAGTGATCGTGGCGAGCGCGTTCGGCATGGACGCGGTGCGCGCCGACGGCCATCTGAAGTGGGCACAGGCGAGCCGTCGCGCTGGTGCGGCGGGTTTCGAAGTGCGCCGCGAACTGTTCGCCGATGAAGCCGACGCCACGCCGATGCGTCTGCGTGAACTCGGCGCGCGGATTGCGGAGCTGGGACTGTGGTCCGTGTACTCGACGCCCGCGTCGCTGTACGCGCCCGACGGCACGCTCGACGCCGACGCGTTGCGCGCATCGATCGAGGAAGCGCTGGCGCTCGGCGCGCGCTTCGTGAAGCTGCAGCTCGGCGGCTTCGCGCGCGAAGCGAACGCGGCCGTGATCGCCGATCTGCTGCGCTGCGCGGCGGTGCGCCTCGTGGTCGAAAACGGTCAACTGGAGCAGGGCGGCTCGCTCGACCAGTTCGTCCGGCTGTTCGACGCGCTGGCACGCGAGGGTCACGCGGACGTGCTCGGCATGACCTTCGACATCGGCAACTGGGCATGGCGCGAGGTCGCGCCGCTCGCTGCCGCCGGGGCGCTCGCGGCGCACGTCGAGTACATCCATTGCAAGACGACGACGGGCGAGGGCGCGCGACGCTTTGCGGTCGCGCCGGCTGCCGGCGACGCGCAGTTCGCCGCGGTGCTGAACGCCTTGCCGCGCGATGTGCCGCGCGGCATCGAATTTCCGTTCGACGCGCGCCGCCTCGACGCCGACGCGGCGCATTACGTCGCGTGGCTGGCCGCCGCGTAAATGCAGGTGAGCGCCGCGTGAATGGAACGTGAGTGGCACGTGAATGGCACCGCGCACGAGCGGCGCACGAGCGGCACACGAGCGGCACACGAGCGGCACACGAGCGGCACACGAGCGGCACACGAGCGGCACATGAACGGCACATGAACGGCACATGAACGGCACATGAACGGCACATGAACGGCACATGAACGGCACATGAGCAACGCCCAGAACCTGAGAGAGCAGCAGAAAACACAGGCAGCGCAGCGCAGACCCGGCAGCGCCAACCCCAACCCAGGCCGGAGCGCGCGCATCACTCACTAAACCGCGCGCCGCCCCACCACCCCCAGCGCCCCCGAGCGAACCGCAGGAGCACAGCATGAGCAGCACCGTCCACCCCGCACTCGACGTCGTCACCTATGGCGAGGCCATGGCCATGTTCGTGGCCGCCGAAACCGGTCCGCTCGCGGAAGTCGGACAGTTCACGAAGCGCGTCGCCGGCGCCGATCTGAACGTGGCGATCGGCCTGTCGCGGCTCGGCTTCAAGGTGGGCTGGATGAGCCGCGTCGGCGCCGATTCGTTCGGCCAGTACGTGCGCGACACGTTGACGAAGGAAGGCATCGACCAGCGCCGCGTGAGCACCGACGAACGCTATCCGACCGGCTTTCAGCTGAAGTCGAAAAACGACGACGGCAGCGATCCGGCGATCGAGTATTTCCGCAGGGGATCGGCGGCGAGCCATCTGTCGCTGGCGGACTACGCGGCCGACTATGTGTTGAGCGCGCGCCATCTGCACCTGACCGGCGTCGCGCCCGCGATCTCCGCGAGTTCGCGCGAACTCGCGTTCCATCTTGCCCGCGAGATGCGCGCGGCCGGCAAGACGATCTCGTTCGATCCGAACCTGCGCCCGACGCTGTGGCCGTCGCGCGCCGCGATGGTCGAGGGGCTGAACGCGCTCGCCGCGCTGGCCGACTGGGTGCTGCCCGGCATCGGCGAAGGCGAGATCCTGACCGGCTACACGCAACCGGACGACATCGCGAAGTTCTATCTCGACCAGGGCGCGCGCGGTGTGATCATCAAGCTCGGCGCGCAGGGCGCGTACTTCCGTACCGCCGAAGATGCCGCCGTGATCCCCGGCGAACCAGTCGCCAAGGTGGTCGACACGGTCGGCGCGGGCGACGGTTTCGCGGTCGGCGTGGTCAGCGCGCTGCTCGAAGGCCGTGCGTTGCCGCAGGCGGTCGCGCGCGGCAACCGGATCGGCGCGCTGGCGATCCAGGTGATCGGCGATTCGGAAGGCCTGCCGACCCGCGCCGAGCTGGACACGCTGGAACGCGCCGGCGAGCCGACGCAAACAGATAAAAACCCGCGCAAAGACACGCACGCCGACACGCACGACGACACGCACGCCGACACGCACGCCGACACGCACGCCGACACGCACGACGCGGCCGGCCACAACACCTCGGCCGCTAGCACAGCGTAAGCAGCCCGCGATCCATCCCAACCGAATTGATCCGCCAAGCCGTTCAAGGAGACACCCATGACCACCTCATCGCTCGCGATTCGCCGTTGGTGGACGATCATGCCGATCGTGTTCATCACGTACAGCCTCGCCTATCTGGACCGCGCGAACTTCGGTTTCGCGTCGGCGGCGGGCATCAACCAGGATCTCGGCATCAGCAAGGGGCTGTCGTCGCTGATCGGCGCGCTGTTCTTCCTCGGCTATTTCTTCTTCCAGATTCCCGGCGCGATCTACGCGGAACGCCGCAGCGTGAAGAAGCTCGTGTTCTGGAGCCTCGTGCTGTGGGGCGGCTGCGCGGCGCTGACCGGCATGGTCAGCAACATTGCGTCGCTGATGGTGATCCGCTTCGTGCTCGGCGTGGTCGAAGCCGCGGTGATGCCGGCCATGCTGATCTTCATCAGCAACTGGTTCACCAGGAGCGAGCGCTCGCGCGCCAACACCTTCCTGATTCTCGGCAACCCGGTGACGGTGCTGTGGATGTCGGTGGTGTCCGGCTATCTGGTGCATTCGTTCGGCTGGCGTCACATGTTCATCGCCGAGGGCGCGCCCGCGATCATCTGGGCGGTGTGCTGGTGGTTCATCGTGCAGGACAAGCCGCAGCAGGTGTCGTGGCTCACCCAGCAGGAAAAGGACGAACTCGCGCAGACGCTGCGCGCCGAGCAGGCCGCGATCAAACCGGTGCGCAATTACGGCGAGGCGTTCCGCACGCCCGCGGTGATCAAGCTGTGCGCGCAATATTTCTGCTGGAGCATCGGCGTGTACGGTTTCGTGCTGTGGCTGCCGTCGATCCTGAAGAACGGTTCGTCGCTCGGCATGGTCGAGACCGGCTGGCTGTCGGCGCTGCCGTATCTGGCCGCGACCATCGCGATGCTTGCAGCTTCGTGGGCATCGGATAAACTCAACCGCCGCAAAGCGTTCGTCTGGCCGTTTCTGCTGGTCGGCGCGGTCGCGTTCGCGGCGTCTTACGCGCTCGGCTCCACGCATTTCTGGCTCTCGTACGCGTTGCTGGTGATCGCCGGCGGCGCGATGTACGCGCCCTACGGGCCGTTCTTCGCGATCGTGCCGGAACTGCTGCCGAAGAACGTCGCCGGCGGCGCGATGGCGCTGATCAACAGCATGGGCGCGCTCGGTTCGTTCGTCGGCTCGTACGTGGTCGGCTATCTGAACGGCGCGACCGGTTCGCCCGCGGCGTCGTATGCATTCATGAGCGTGGCGCTGGTCGCCGCCGTAATCCTCACGCTGATCGTCAAGCCGCAGACGCCGGCGTCGAACAACGCGGCTTCGCTCGCCACACCGTTGCAAGGAAAATAAGCTGATGAAGAAGATCGTCGCCTGGAAAACGCTGCCCGAGGATGTGCTCGCGTATCTGCAACAGCATGCGCAGGTCGTGCAGGTCGACCCCGCAGGGCACGCAGGGCACGAGGCGTTCGTCGCCGCGTTGCAGGACGCGGACGGCGGCATCGGTTCGAGCGTGAAGATCACCCCGTCGATGCTCGAAGGCGCGACGCGGCTCAAGGCGCTGTCCACCATTTCGGTGGGCTTCGATCAGTTCGACGTCGACGATCTCACGCGCCGCGGCATCGTGCTCGCGCATACGCCGGACGTGCTGACCGAATCCACCGCCGACACGGTGTTCTCGCTGATCCTCGCGTCGGCGCGGCGGGTGGTGGAACTCGCGGACTGGGTGAAGGCGGGCGAGTGGCGGCACAGCATCGGGCCGGCGCAGTTCGGCGTCGACGTGCAGGGCAAGACGCTCGGCATCGTCGGGCTGGGACGCATCGGCGGCGCGGTCGCGCGGCGCGCGGCGCTCGGCTTCAACATGAAGGTGCTGTACACGAACCGCAGCGCCAATCCGCACGCCGAACAGGCCTATGGCGCGCGGCGTGTCGAGCTGGCCGAACTGCTGGCGAGCGCGGATTTCGTATGCCTGCAAGTGCCGCTCACGCCCGAGACGAAGCATCTGATCGGCGCGGCCGAACTCAAGGCGATGAAGCCCGGCGCGATCCTGATCAACGCATCGCGCGGCGCGACCGTCGACGAAGCCGCGCTGATCGACGCGCTGCGCAACGGCACGATTCGCGGCGCCGGACTCGACGTGTTCGAGACCGAACCGCTGCCGGCCGATTCGCCGCTGCTGACGCTGTCGAACGTGGTGGCACTGCCGCATATCGGCTCGGCCACGCACGAGACCCGTCACGCGATGGCGCGCAACGCGGCGGAAAATCTGGTCGCCGCGCTGGATGGCACGCTCGCGGTGAACATCGTCAATCGCGACGTGTTGGGCGGGCGGGGGCAGTGAGACGAGTTATGCGACACGCTATCCATTGCGGCGCGAAGTTGAGCGCGGAGTTGGGCGCGATGTTGGCCCCGGAGTTGCCGCCGATGTTGACCGCGAGGTTGGCCATGAAGTTGGCCATGAAGTCGGCCATGAAGTTGGCCGTGAAATCGGGCACGGCATCGGTCGCGGCATTGGCCGCGAGGCACCCATGAGCACGCCGCCAATCACCACCCCGCGCCGTGCCACGATCACCGACGTCGCGCGCGAAGCCGGCACCGGCAAGACCAGCATCTCACGCTATCTGAACGGCGAGACGAGCGTGCTGTCGCCCGAGCTGCGCGCGCGCATCGAGGCCGCGATCGCGCGGCTCGACTATCAGCCGAACCAGATGGCGCGTGGGCTCAAGCGCGGCCGTAACCGCCTGATCGGCATGCTGGTCGCGGACCTGACCAATCCGTACACGGTCGAGGTGCTGCAAGGCGTGGAAGCCGCCTGTCACGCGCTCGGCCTGATGCCGCTGATCTGTCATGCGGCCAACGAAGTCGAGATGGAGCGGCGCTACCTGCAACTGCTGACCACGTATCGCGTGGAAGGCGTGATCGTGAACGCGCTCGGCGTGCGTGAGGAAACCTTGCGGCCGGTCGGCGGCGGCGGCATTCCCGCCGTGCTGGTCGACCGTTCGGTGCAGGGACTCGCCGCCGATATCGTCGGGCTGGACAATCATGGCGCCGCCGAACTTGCCACGCGGCATCTGCTGGACAGCGGTTTCGACGACATCTGGTTCGTCGTGCAGCCGTTCGAGGCGGTCAGTTCGCGGCAGCAGCGCGAGACGGCGTTTCGCGAGGCCATGCGCGTGCATGGCGGGCAGGCGGGTGAAGATAAGGCTAAGGACGCGGCGCGGGGTCACACGCTGGTGCTCGATCTCGCGGACGACGTCGAGGTCGAGCGCGCGCTCGCCGAACTGGACCGCGTGATCGACGCGAATCATGCGGACGCCACGACCGCCACGACCGCACCCGCGGCCCGCCGCGTCGCGCTCTTCGCCGCCAACGCGCCCGTCGCGCTGCGTCTCGCGCTGCACTTCAAGGCCCGCCACGGCGCCGGCTGGCAAAGCCGCGTCGCGCTACTTTCCATCGACGACCCCGACTGGGCCGAACTCACCGGCATCACGACGATCCGCCAGCCGACCTACGAGATCGGCTATCGCGCGGTCGAGTTCCTGCACGAACGCATCGAAGGCACGCAGACGGCGGTGCGCGACTGTCTGCTGCCGGGCGAATTGATCGTTCGCGCGTCAACTTCGCGCTGATCTGCGATCATTCGGGCTGCGGCGCGCAGCGGGTGCGCGCCGGTCATTGCAAGGACACTCATGGTTGTAGCACCGCTTACCCTCTCCAGCCTCGCGCTCGCGACGCTGCTGGTCGCCGCCTTACCTTTCCTGATCTATCGCCGTCTGCGCCGGCCGCTCGCGCTCAATCCGCGCGACGCGATTACCGGCATCGCCATCTTCGCGCTGTTCGCGATGGTGATCGAACGCGCGTTGAACGACTATGTGCTGCACCGGAACGCGGCGACCGCGGCCTTTCTGTCGAATCCGCTCGCCTTCGTCGTGTATGGCGCGCTGGCCGCGGGCATCTGCGAGGAAGTGGGGCGGTTCATCGGCATGCGCCTGCTGCTCAAGCGGCAGTTGGCGAGGGCGGCGTCAGGGGTGGCGGGTGCGTCAGGTGCGGGTAGGCGCGCAGGCGCCGCGCCGGCGGGCTCGACGGCATCGCCAGCCTCGTCCGCACGTAGCGGCGACGGCACGGCGCTGACCTACGGCCTCGGTCATGGCGGCGCGGAAACGTGGCTGGTCGGCGTGCTGGTGCAGATTCAGTGGATCGCCTTCGCGGTGTTCGAAAACCGCGGCGAGCTGGATGGCTACCTGAGCAATCTGCCGACCGATGCGGTGATGCGCATCCACCTTATTCTCGCCAGCCTGACGCCGCAGACGGCCGGCATTTTCGCGCTGGAACGGATCGCCGCGCTGGTGTTCCAGATCGGTCTGTCGGTGCTGATGTGGCGCGGCGTGCGCGCGGGCTGGCGCGGCATCCTGCCGCTCGCGATCCTGCTGCACGCGCTGGTGGACGTGCCGGCCGCGCTGTTTCAGGCGGAACTGGTGCCGCTCGCGGCGGTGGACGGCGTCTATGCGCTGGGCGCGTTGATCGTCGCCGGGTTGCTGGTGCGGACTTTCCGGCGTCAGACCGCGGCGGCCTGAAGCCGGAGGCGGCGTTGCCGGCGTGCGGGATTGCCGGTGATGCGACGCTTCGATCGCTCAATCCAGTCGCCGGCTCGTTTCGTTTAAACCCGCGAGCCGGCTCATCAGAAACGAACCCTGTCCGGACCCTTCCCATGGAAGCTTACCAATACGACTGCGCGAGTCCCGAGTTCGAGGAACTGGCGCGCGTCATCAGCGATCTGTTTCCCGAGCAGACGCAGTTCATCCAGCGCGCGGCCGAAGACGGCACGCCGACGCTGGCGATTCACTGGGTGGCGATGCGTTTCGGTTCGACCGCGAGGCGCATCGTGATGACCGTGGCGATCGCCCCGGCGGCGCTGGCGCGTTATCTTGCGTTGCCCGCGCGTTTGCGCGGCCGCAGCTTCGCGATTTTGCGCGCGTATGTCGAGGCGAGCATCGGCTCGCTCGAAGAGCAGTATGCGAATGGCGAAGCGGTGCCGCGCGAGGTGACGGTCGATCTGGGCGACGAGTTCGCCTGAGGCCGAACCCTGGGCCCTGGCTCGTGGAGCTTGGACCCTCGACCGCTGCGAGTCAGTCGGCGAGGCGATAAACCTTGGCGAAGCGCGCGGCCTGCACCACACCGTAATCGCCGGGCGCGTACTGCATGATCCAGTCGCCGGCGCTGCCGCGCAGCACGTCGCCGTCGGCGGAACGCGCGAGCGAGAAGGCTTCGTTCATCTGCTTCGCCAGCACGACCGCCGGACGATTGCGATAGGCGCCCGCCACGCCGTGGACGAGCGCGGCATCGGCGGGCAGGTATTTGGCGTCGAAGCGTTCACGGGACACGACCCAACGGTCGCCGGTCGAGCCGGTGATCAGCGCGTCGCCGGGCAGATAGCGGTTCGGGCCTTCGAGGCTCATCAGTTCGCCTTCGACGGCGGCGAATTCGACGTGCACGGTTTCGTCCTTGACGACGCGTCGCGCGTGCGGATCTTGACTCAGATCGAGATTGTTCAGTTCGGTCATGAAGCGGGCAGGGAAGAAGGAATCGAGGAATCGACGACGGCATTCGACCTGGACATCGGGCGATGCGGTCCGGATCGTGGATCGCGGGTCGCGGATCGTAGGTCGTGCCGCCGAATGCCCGCATCATGCCAGATGCATCCAGCGCATGGTTTCTTTTGCGTCGGGCCGGCGAATCGGGCGCAAAAAAAACCGCGCGGCACACGCTCGAAGCGTGCACCGCGCGGCGGTGTCCTACCGGCGAACCCGCTTACTGCGCGGCGGCGTCGCTGGCCGGCGCGGCCTTGCCGCCCTTGCCCTTGCCGTGGTGACGCGGACCGCCGTTCGGGCCGCCCGGCTGATGGAAGGTCACATCGGCCAGTTTCTTCTGCTCCGGCGAGAAGCTGCTATACAGCGGATCGAACGCATCGACCAGCTTCTTCATGCCGTCCGCATGCGCTTGCGCGATCGCGGCGTATTGCTTCATGTCGTCGATCGCGGACAGGTTGCCTGCGGCCTTGCGTTGCTGGAACAGTTGGCCCATGGTTTCGCCGTTGCCGCGCATCACGTCGGCGAACGCGTTCCACTGCGATTCCTGCGCCGAGGTGATCTTCAGCTGCGAGTGCAGGTAAGCGATCCGGTCTTCGACATTGCGCTCGTGGCCGGCCTTGGCGGCGGGTGCTGCCATGGCGCCCGCCGGGGCCGATGCCGGCGCCGGGGTTTGTGCGAATGCGCCGCTCATGGCGACGGCGGTGGCCAGCAATACCAGTGCTTTTTTCATCGATACTCCTGATGTCTGTTCGAATTGGGACAAGGCGCGTGTGACGAGCGGCTCACTGCGTGTCGATACGATGACACGCGGCGGCCGGTTGCCCATCATGCCGTCGGCGCTATTAGTAACACGATATGCCGGCCTTGCGCTGCTAATGCGACAAACGCTTACAACCGAAACCAACAGGAAATAGCGAGGACAGAGCGGGTGGATAAATTCGTCAGCATGGAAATCTTCGTCGCGGTGGTCGAAGCCGGCAGCCTGACGGCGGCGGCCGAGCGCTTCGACATCTCGTCGGCGATGGTGGGCAAACACATCCGTTCGCTCGAAACGCGGCTCGCGACCCGGCTCCTGACGCGCACCACCCGGCGGCAAAGTCTGACCGAAATCGGCCGCCAGTACTACGAGCAATGCCGGCGCATTCTCGCCGACGTGAAGGACGCCGAGTCGCTGGCCGAGGCGATGGCTGCCGCGCCGCGCGGCGTGCTCAGGGTGACGGCGCCGCTCACTTATGGCGTCGAGGTGTTCTCGCCCGCCATGACCGACTATCTGACCGCGTGGCCCGACGTCGTGCTCGAACTCGATCTGTCGAATCGTCTGGTCGATCTGGTCGAGGAGGGCTTCGACGCGGCGGTGCGGATCGGTCATCTGGCCGACTCGAGTTTCGTCGCGCGGCCGTTGAAGCCCTACCGGATGCGCGCATGCGCATCGCCCGCGTATCTGGCGCGGGCCGGCACGCCGCGCACGCCCGCCGATCTCGCCGAGCACGAATGTCTCGGGTTTCTGCACTGGGGCCGCGAAGGTCTATGGCGGATGGATGGCGAAAGCGCCGCCGAGAACCCGTCGCGCGCGGGACGTTTTCGCGCGAATAACGGTCAGGCGCTCAAGGTCGCCGCGTTGCGCGGCTTCGGTCTGGTGTTGCAGCCGGAGGCCTTGCTCGCGCGCGAAATTGCCAGCGGCGAGCTGGTGTCGGTGCTGGAGGACTATCTGTCCGGCGGCGCGCCCGTGCACCTGGTCTATCCGCGCGACCGGCGCGCCACGCCGAAGCTGACCACCTTCATCGACTTCGTGATCGATCGCTTCGGCGCGTGAGGGGCGTGAGGGGTGTAAGGGGCGTGACGGGCTTGAGGTGAATGAGGTGAGCGAGGTGGGTGAGGTGAGTGAGGTGGATGAGATACGCACCGGGCCTGTCGGCGCGGCGCGGGACGCGCGATAATCCGCTGCACCTTAGCTCTCCTTCTCCCGCCCCCGATGAGACCTCCGCGCCTCGACCAACTCGACGACCTCGACCGCAACCTCGTGGCCTTGCTGCAGGCCAACGCGCGCGAGAGCGTCGCCAATCTCGCGCGTCAGCTGGACGTGGCGCGCACCACGGTGATCGCGCGCATCGCGCGGCTCGAACGCAGCAACGTGATCGCCGGCTATAGCGTGCGGCTTGGGCAGGACGTGCTCGACTCGAGCATCGTCGCGTATGTCGGCATCATCATTGCGCCGAAGCATGGACCGTCCGTGCAGAAGCGGCTCGGCAAGATGCCCGAGGTGCAGCTGCTGTGCGCGGTGAGCGGCGAGTTCGATTACGTCGCGTGGCTGCGCGCCGATTCGCCCGACCGCCTGAACGATCTGCTCGATCAGATTGGCGGTCTGGAAGGGGTGGAGCGCACCACCACGTCCATCATCCTGGCGCGCAAGATCGACCGCGGGACGGTGTGAGGCGGTGGCACCCGAACCGGTCGCGCGGCCGCCTGGCGCGTACGGTTTTTACGCCGTTTTAACAACTTTTCGACAGATCGTCTGACGGACTCGTCATAACGTCGAAGGTCATGGTCATATCGCAGCATTTTGCGCGTATGAACTGTTTTTGCTTCTCCCTAAACTGTTGCTCAAGGGTTCAGCCCGCCGGGCGCGGCGCGTAAAGCGCGGCGCACTTTCGAAGCTGGAGACAGCGAACAGCAAAACGGAGAAGAGCATGAAAGTAGCTATTGTTGGCGCAGGTTTGATCGGGCACACCATCGCGCATATGTTGCGCGAAACCGGCGACTACGACGTCGTCGCGTTCGACCGCGACCAGCACGCGCTCGACAAGCTTGCCGCCCAGGGCATCCCGACGCGCCGCGTCGATTCCGCCGATGCCGCCGCGCTGCGCGCCGCCGTGCAAGGCTTCGACGCACTGGTCAATGCGCTGCCGTACTACCTCGCGGTGAACGTGGCGTCGGCGGCGAAGGGCGCGGGCGTTCACTACTTCGATCTGACCGAGGACGTGCGCGCCACCGCCGCGATCCGCGAAATCGCCGAGTCGGCCGATCACGCGTTCATGCCGCAGTGCGGTCTCGCGCCGGGCTTCATCGGGATTGCCGCGCACGAACTGGCGAACCGCTTTTCGGAAATCCGCGACGTCAAGATGCGCGTCGGCGCGCTGCCGGAATTCCCGACGAATGCGCTGAAGTACAACCTCACGTGGAGCGTCGACGGTCTGATCAACGAGTATTGCCAGCCGTGCGAGGCGATCCGCGACAGCCGCACGCAGTGGGTGCAGCCGCTCGAAGGCCTCGAACATTTCTCGCTCGACGGCACCGAATACGAAGCGTTCAATACCTCCGGCGGTCTGGGCACGCTGTGCGAAACCCTGGCAGGCCGTGTCGAATCGCTCGACTACAAGTCGGTGCGCTATCCGGGGCACCGCAACCTGATGCAGTTCCTGCTCGAAGACCTGCGTCTGGCGAGCGACCGCGACACGCTGAAGAGCATCATGCGCCGTTCGGTGCCGTCGACCGCGCAGGACGTCGTGCTGGTGTTCATCACCGTGAGCGGTATGCGCGATGGGCAACTGGTGCAGGAAGTCTTCACCCGCAAGATCTTCGCGAAGACCGTGTGCGGCGTGCCGATGAGCGCGATCCAGATCACCACGGCCGGCGCGATGTGCGCGGTGCTCGACCTGTTCCGCGAACAGAAGCTGCCGCAAAAGGGTTTCGTGCGTCAGGAGCAGGTGTCGCTGCGCGATTTCCTCGCGAACCGCTTTGGGCAGCTGTATGAAGGGCAGTCGCTGGAAGCGGCGGCGACGGTTTGATGGGTTGATGATTTAATGGTCTGAAGGCTCTGATCCAGAGCCATGAAAACGCCCCGTGGCGACGTTGGTCGGCCACGGGGCGTTTGCTTTTGCGCGGGGGACGACACCGCGCGTTAAAGCGGTGAATTCGCCGGGTGACTAGACCGGCAACGGCCGCAGCGTCACGGGCGGCGCGCCGGCGTCGCCGATGAGGCGCTCGAGCAGGGCATCATGATCGGCCCCGGAGGGCGCGGTGTTGTTGAACATCAGCAGCTCGCCGCGAATGTCGTCGTTGGGCACGAAGCGGCGCTGACGGTAGTCGTCCCAGTTCGCGAGTTTGTACGCATCGTTCGGATCGCCCCGCGCGACGATGCGCTGCCGTGCGACCTCGTCCGAGGTATGCACCCACACGACCCGTAGTGTTATGTCTTCGCCGATGCCGAGCCATGCGCGATCGAACAGCCGCCGCTCGCGTACCTCGCGCGATAACGGCGCGACCGCGATCGCACTGACGCCGAGTTGCAGATTGTCGCGCGCGGTGTCGATCAGGCCGCGATATTCCGGGTCGCGCAGATGCTCCAGGAACAACGGACTGTCGCGATCGTTCGGATCGCCGGTCAGCATGGCCATGGCGGCCGCGCTGTAGCCGCCGTAGAGCGTGTCCTTGTCGAGCAGGCAGAACGGTTGCGCGCTCGCCCGCATCAGCGGGCCGAGCAGCTTTTTCGCGAGCGTGGTCTTGCCGGTGCCCGCGTGACCGCAAAAGAACAGCAGAGACGTCACGCAGGCGTGTCCTTCGGTGCGGCCGGCGGCGCGCCGGTCTGCGGATCGCGCGCGAACTTGCCGCCCGCTTCGAGCCACATCACGTTGATGATGCCGAAGCCCAGCGCGACGCCGATACCGAGAATCCAGGTGAAATACCACATAGCCGTCTCCTTGATCGTGGGGCCGGCCGAGCCGCCGACGAAGCGGTGCGCAAGGCCGATGCAGCCAGGTTTGCGCGCCGTCGCGCGATGGTGATGGCTCGAACGGCACGCAGGGAACCGAGGG
The sequence above is a segment of the Paraburkholderia sp. D15 genome. Coding sequences within it:
- a CDS encoding LysR family transcriptional regulator is translated as MDKFVSMEIFVAVVEAGSLTAAAERFDISSAMVGKHIRSLETRLATRLLTRTTRRQSLTEIGRQYYEQCRRILADVKDAESLAEAMAAAPRGVLRVTAPLTYGVEVFSPAMTDYLTAWPDVVLELDLSNRLVDLVEEGFDAAVRIGHLADSSFVARPLKPYRMRACASPAYLARAGTPRTPADLAEHECLGFLHWGREGLWRMDGESAAENPSRAGRFRANNGQALKVAALRGFGLVLQPEALLAREIASGELVSVLEDYLSGGAPVHLVYPRDRRATPKLTTFIDFVIDRFGA
- a CDS encoding Lrp/AsnC family transcriptional regulator, with the translated sequence MRPPRLDQLDDLDRNLVALLQANARESVANLARQLDVARTTVIARIARLERSNVIAGYSVRLGQDVLDSSIVAYVGIIIAPKHGPSVQKRLGKMPEVQLLCAVSGEFDYVAWLRADSPDRLNDLLDQIGGLEGVERTTTSIILARKIDRGTV
- a CDS encoding saccharopine dehydrogenase C-terminal domain-containing protein, which produces MKVAIVGAGLIGHTIAHMLRETGDYDVVAFDRDQHALDKLAAQGIPTRRVDSADAAALRAAVQGFDALVNALPYYLAVNVASAAKGAGVHYFDLTEDVRATAAIREIAESADHAFMPQCGLAPGFIGIAAHELANRFSEIRDVKMRVGALPEFPTNALKYNLTWSVDGLINEYCQPCEAIRDSRTQWVQPLEGLEHFSLDGTEYEAFNTSGGLGTLCETLAGRVESLDYKSVRYPGHRNLMQFLLEDLRLASDRDTLKSIMRRSVPSTAQDVVLVFITVSGMRDGQLVQEVFTRKIFAKTVCGVPMSAIQITTAGAMCAVLDLFREQKLPQKGFVRQEQVSLRDFLANRFGQLYEGQSLEAAATV
- a CDS encoding ATP-binding protein, with amino-acid sequence MTSLLFFCGHAGTGKTTLAKKLLGPLMRASAQPFCLLDKDTLYGGYSAAAMAMLTGDPNDRDSPLFLEHLRDPEYRGLIDTARDNLQLGVSAIAVAPLSREVRERRLFDRAWLGIGEDITLRVVWVHTSDEVARQRIVARGDPNDAYKLANWDDYRQRRFVPNDDIRGELLMFNNTAPSGADHDALLERLIGDAGAPPVTLRPLPV
- the cydX gene encoding cytochrome bd-I oxidase subunit CydX encodes the protein MWYFTWILGIGVALGFGIINVMWLEAGGKFARDPQTGAPPAAPKDTPA